A stretch of the Lactuca sativa cultivar Salinas chromosome 9, Lsat_Salinas_v11, whole genome shotgun sequence genome encodes the following:
- the LOC111888203 gene encoding proteasome activator subunit 4, with the protein MHRYNAWLPPPVADATKKEKESFAGVVSSVKESYTKGDPESVYSTLKWISVIDLFVKAKSEVSLEDVSTLVEFGLQVFHSSQDKLYAQVRWGNVLVSLLNKFRKKLTLKVDWRPFYDTMIQTHFTRNTGPEGWRIRQRHFETVTSLVRSCRRFFPPNSAQEIWSEFKSLLENPWHNSAFEGSGFVRLFLPTNIDNKDFYSREWINACILQWDSIPNCQFWNSQWAAIIARVIKNYKSKDWEDLLPEIFSRFLNMFEVPVASGGGSYPFSIDVPRNTRFLFSNRSHTPSKAIAKSIVYLLRPGSLAQQHFEKLVNLLEQYYHPSNGGRWTYSLERFLFHLVYTFQKRLQREKENPDSSEQIEFCLGQPERESFVTTVLKLIDRGQYSKNEHLSETVAAATSILSYVEPSLVLPFLVSRFHMALETMTATHQLKTAVTSVAFSGRSLFLMSLSSSSMETDDVNDADMFKDLLMISLTNALLGMDANDPPKTLATMQLIGSIFSNMATLDDDTDNLSFMPAERFSEWLDEFLCRLFSLLQHLEPSSVLNEDAHSPATSGTFLVEDGPQYFCMLEILFGRLSRSLYNQAIKKVSKFLKTNILPGAIAEVGLLCCACIHSNPELAISHLVEPLLSSVISSLKGIPLTGFGGSGNFTSQSLNKERATLSPALETSIDYQLKVLSIAISYGGPSLLHYKDQFKETIHSAFESPSWKVNIAGDQVLRSLLGSFVLYYPVDQYKSVSANSSLTPLEEWISNKDFSNTEGFTGPKWHIPSEEEIQFANELLNLHLESALDELLKICQDKIHSDPGNEKDHLKVTLLRIDSSLQGVLSCLPDFIPSFKNGKVENPPFLIAGATGSSVGSIKLREKAANIVHVASKYLLEKKSDDSILLLLLIRIIEALGNYGSSEYEEWTNHRQAWKLESVAIIEPPVNFIMPSRSKGKKRPRWALIDKAYMHNTWRTSQSSYHLFRTIKNISPSESVNLLLDDLLNLSVHSYDTVRTLAGRSLVKMIKRWPSLIAKCVHTLTENLRNANTPEYMVLGSCAVLGTQTVLKHLTLEPKSFSSFLLGILLSSHHESLKSQKAINELFVKYNIYFSGISRNVFWKSENNSGTDFAALVSEISSMSFESTNLHWRYNLMANRVLLLLAMSSRNEPSLSSKILSEAAGHFLKNLKSQLPQTRILAISALNMLLKESPYKLSHEEQSDLQENTKSSLEGTLSNIFQEEGFFTETFDSLSNVHIISDTENSSSRSGHGNSSFQSLADKSITRFYFDFSSSWPRTPSWISFFGSDTFYSSFARIFKRLVQECGVPVLHSLKSALEEFVNAKERSKQCVAAEAFAGLLHADVIGLVEAWDSWMNVQLQSILLAPSVESIPEWAACIRYAVTGKGKYGTRVPLLRQRILDCLIQPLPQTVTTTVVAKRYSFLSAALIEVSPPRMPLSEVELHHKLLQELLDRMSHPTAHVREAIAIALSVLCSNIRLHASFNVDYYEKGNMGNGKHGDSWDQVLQKRATELVVSIQNANPSDNLEKLSETNTLSDSNSPDDVQWMETLFHFVISLMKSGRSAFLLDVLVGFLYPVISLQETSNKDLSILAKAAFELLKWRIFPDAHLRKAVSILLSSAEDPNWRTRSATLTFLRSFMYRHTFILSNDEKQKIWKTVEKLLTDNQVEVREHAAAVLAGLMKGEDGELSKNFRERAYNEATKLQKRRKQRSSSSGPSIASVHGCVLALVACVLSVPYDMPSWLPEHATLLARFVGESSPVKSTVTKAVAEFRRTHADTWSVQKDSFTEEQLEVLADTSSSSSYFA; encoded by the exons ATGCACCGCTATAACGCCTGGCTCCCGCCTCCGGTCGCCGACGCCACCAAGAAAGAGAAAGAATCCTTCGCTGGTGTTGTATCATCCGTGAAAGAATCGTACACTAAGGGTGATCCAGAATCTGTCTACTCCACTCTCAAATGGATATCAGTCATTGACCT GTTTGTAAAGGCAAAAAGTGAAGTATCATTGGAAGATGTTTCTACTCTTGTGGAATTTGGGCTTCAAGTGTTTCATTCATCACAAGACAAACTCTATGCTCAG GTGAGATGGGGTAATGTTCTTGTGAGCTTGCTGAATAAATTCCGCAAAAAGTTGACTTTGAAAGTTGACTGGCGCCCTTTCTATGATACAATGATTCAAACACACTTCACAAG AAACACAGGACCAGAGGGATGGAGGATAAGACAAAGACATTTTGAGACAGTTACTTCTCTTGTTCGTTCATGTAGAAGGTTTTTCCCTCCAAATTCTGCTCAAGAGATATGGTCTGAGTTTAA ATCTCTACTTGAAAATCCATGGCATAACTCGGCTTTTGAAGGGTCTGGATTTGTGAGACTTTTCCTTCCTACAAATATCGATAACAAGGATTTCTATTCAAG AGAGTGGATCAATGCATGTATTCTTCAATGGGATTCTATACCAAATTGTCAATTTTGGAACAGCCAATGGGCAGCTATCATTGCTCGTGTTATTAAGAACTACAAATCCAAGGATTGGGAGGATCTTTTACCAGAGATCTTTAGTCGATTCTTGAACATGTTTgag GTGCCTGTGGCAAGTGGAGGTGGATCATATCCTTTCTCTATTGATGTCCCAAGAAATACAAGATTTTTGTTCTCCAATAGATCACACACTCCATCAAAAGCCATTGCAAAATCGATT GTTTATTTATTAAGGCCTGGTAGCTTGGCTCAACAACACTTTGAGAAATTGGTCAACCTCTTAGAACA ATATTATCATCCTTCTAATGGTGGTCGTTGGACATACTCACTTGAaagatttttgtttcatttggtgtATACGTTTCAAAAACGTTTACAAAGAGAGAAAGA GAATCCAGATAGCAGTGAACAGATTGAATTCTGTTTAGGACAACCAGAAAGGGAATCTTTTGTCACTACTGTTTTGAAGTTAATAGATCGAGGGCAATATAGTAAAAATGAACACCTTTCTGAAACAGTTGCTGCTGCAACTTCTATTTTATCCTATGTAGAGCCTTCATTGGTTTTGCCATTTTTGGTCTCTCGTTTCCACATGGCTCTAGAAACG ATGACAGCTACACATCAGTTGAAGACAGCTGTCACATCTGTAGCTTTTTCAGGGAGATCACTGTTTTTGATGTCTTTATCTTCATCATCAATGGAAACAGATGATGTTAATGATGCTGACATGTTCAAAGATCTTCTGATGATATCACTTACCAATGCTTTACTTGGAATGGATGCCAATGATCCACCCAAAACCCTAGCAACAATGCAACTCATTGGCTCCATATTTTCCAAT ATGGCAACTTTGGATGATGATACAGATAATTTGTCATTCATGCCTGCAGAACGTTTTTCAGAGTGGCTTGATGAGTTCTTATGTCGCCTTTTTTCTTTGTTGCAACACTTGGAACCTAGTAGTGTTTT AAATGAAGATGCCCATTCACCTGCAACATCTGGAACATTCCTTGTTGAGGATGGACCTCAGTATTTTTGCATGTTGGAAATATTGTTTGGAAGACTTTCAAGATCTTTGTACAATCAG GCCATTAAAAAAGTTTCCAAGTTTTTGAAGACGAATATTCTACCTGGAGCTATTGCTGAAGTTGGGCTTCTTTGTTGTGCATGTATTCATTCAAATCCAGAGCTTGCTATTAGTCATCTTGTTGAACCTCTTCTATCTTCTGTTATATCATCTTTAAAAGGAATTCCTCTCACGGGTTTTGGAGGAAGTGGGAATTTCACTAGCCAATCTTTGAATAAG GAAAGAGCCACACTTtctccagctctagaaacatccATTGATTATCAGCTGAAGGTTTTGTCAATTGCAATAAGTTATGGAGGTCCTTCACTTCTTCATTACAAGGATCAATTCAAAGAGACAATACATTCTGCTTTTGAATCCCCATCTTGGAAG GTTAACATAGCTGGTGATCAAGTCCTTCGATCCCTTCTTGGAAGTTTTGTTCTCTATTATCCTGTTGATCAATACAA GTCTGTTTCAGCCAATTCATCTTTGACCCCTCTTGAGGAATGGATAAGTAACAAAGATTTTTCAAACACTGAAGGATTTACAGGCCCCAAATGGCATATCCCTAGTGAGGAAGAAATTCAATTTGCCAATGAGCTTTTAAATCTGCATTTGGAATCAGCTTTAGATGAGCTTCTCAAAATATGTCAAGATAAAATCCATTCTGATCCTG GAAATGAAAAAGATCATCTGAAAGTGACACTTTTGCGCATTGATTCCTCATTACAAGGTGTTTTGTCATGTTTGCCTGATTTTATACCTTCATTTAAAAATGGGAAAGTTGAAAATCCACCTTTCTTGATTGCTGGAGCAACGGGTTCAAGTGTTGGTAGCATTAAATTGCGTGAAAAAGCTGCTAATATTGTTCATGTAGCctcaaa ATACTTACTTGAGAAAAAATCAGATGACAGCATTCTATTGCTACTCCTCATCCGTATCATCGAGGCTTTAGGGAACTATG GAAGTTCTGAATATGAAGAGTGGACTAATCATAGGCAAGCATGGAAATTGGAATCTGTTGCCATAATAGAACCTCCTGTTAATTTCATTATGCCTTCACGTTCTAAAGGGAAGAAAag ACCAAGGTGGGCCCTCATTGACAAAGCATACATGCACAATACATGGAGAACATCACAATCATCGTACCATTTGTTTCGTACTATAAAAAACATTTCTCCTTCAGAGAGTGTGAATCTTTTGTTGGATGATCTTCTTAATCTTTCTGTTCATAGCTATGACACTGTTCGCAC ACTTGCTGGAAGATCTCTAGTGAAAATGATCAAAAGGTGGCCTTCTCTCATTGCAAAGTGTGTGCATACACTCACTGAAAATCTTAGAAATGCAAACACACCAGAATACATGGTTTTAGGTTCTTGTGCTGTTCTTGGAACTCAAACTGTTCTCAAGCATCTCACATTG GAGCCAAAATCTTTCTCATCTTTCCTTCTTGGAATTCTTTTGAG TTCTCATCATGAATCCTTGAAATCCCAGAAAGCTATCAATGAG CTATTTGTCAAATACAACATCTATTTTTCGGGGATCTCTAGAAACGTTTTCTGGAAATCAGAGAACAATTCTGGAACAGATTTTGCAGCTTTGGTTTCTGAGATAAGTTCTATGAGTTTTGAGTCAACTAATTTACATTGGAG GTATAACTTGATGGCAAATAGGGTTCTCTTGTTATTGGCTATGTCATCTAGAAATGAACCGAGTTTATCATCAAAGATTCTCAGTGAAGCAGCTGGTCATTTCCTAAAGAATTTAAAAAGTCAACTTCCACAAACAAGAATCCTAGCCATTTCTGCTTTGAATATGTTACTAAAAGAGTCACCTTACAAGTTATCACATGAAGAACAATCGGATTTACAAGAAAACACAAAGTCTTCACTTGAAGGGACTTTGAGTAATATCTTTCAAGAGGAAGGATTCTTTACTGAAACATTCGATAGTCTTTCAAATGTCCACATCATCAGTGACACCGAAAACTCATCTTCAAGAAGTGGACATGGGAATTCATCATTCCAGAGTTTAGCTGACAAATCCATCACCCGTTTCTACTTTGACTTTTCATCTTCATGGCCTCGAACACCCTCTTGGATTTCCTTTTTTGGAAGTGATACTTTTTACTCAAGTTTTGCTCGAATATTCAAACGATTAGTTCAAGAATGTGGTGTCCCTGTTTTACACTCACTGAAAAGTGCATTAGAGGAATTTGTAAATGCAAAAGAGAGGTCCAAACAGTGTGTTGCTGCTGAAGCTTTTGCAGGATTGCTTCATGCTGATGTCATCGGTCTTGTAGAAGCATGGGACAGCTGGATGAATGTCCAATTACAGAGCATTCTTCTTGCACCTTCAGTAGAATCTATTCCAGAATGGGCTGCTTGTATAAGATATGCAGTTACTGGGAAGGGTAAATATGGAACAAGAGTTCCTCTTTTAAGACAAAGAATCTTGGATTGTTTGATTCAGCCTTTACCTCAAACAGTAACCACTACCGTTGTTGCCAAAAGATACTCTTTCCTTTCTGCTGCTTTGATAGAAGTATCACCTCCAAGAATGCCATTATCAGAAGTTGAACTCCATCATAAGTTGCTCCAGGAGTTACTGGATAGAATGAGCCATCCCACTGCCCAT GTGAGAGAAGCAATTGCTATTGCCCTTTCTGTGTTGTGTTCAAATATCAGACTACATGCATCCTTTAATGTAGACTATTATGAGAAGGGTAATATGGGAAATGGAAAACACGGAGATAGTTGGGATCAGGTTTTACAAAAACGTGCAACTGAACTTGTGGTGTCAATTCAGAATGCAAATCCTTCTGACAATTTGGAGAAATTATCAGAAACAAACACCCTCTCAGATAGCAACTCACCTGATGATGTTCAATGGATGGAAAcg tTGTTCCATTTTGTTATCTCATTAATGAAGTCTGGAAGATCTGCATTCCTACtagatgtgcttgtgggatttctttACCCTGTGATCTCTTTACAG GAAACTTCAAATAAAGATTTGTCAATACTAGCAAAGGCAGCTTTTGAGTTGCTAAAATGGAGAATATTTCCAGATGCTCATCTCAGAAAGGCAGTTTCCATTCTTTTATCTTCAGCAGAAGATCCCAACTGGAGGACTAGATCTGCAACTTTGACTTTTCTAAGAAGCTTTATGTACAG GCACACTTTCATCCTCTCCAATGATGAGAAACAGAAAATCTGGAAAACAGTTGAGAAGCTACTTACAGATAACCAAGTGGAG gtaAGGGAACATGCTGCAGCAGTTTTAGCTGGCTTAATGAAGGGTGAAGATGGAGAACTATCAAAGAATTTCCGTGAAAGAGCTTACAATGAGGCTACAAAGCTTCagaaaagaagaaaacaaag AAGCTCAAGTTCTGGTCCTTCAATTGCTTCTGTACATGGTTGTGTTCTTGCTCTTGTTGCATGTGTGTTATCAGTTCCTTATGATATGCCAAG ttggTTGCCTGAACATGCAACATTATTGGCTCGATTTGTTGGGGAATCATCACCAGTTAAATCCACTGTTACAAAAGCAGTTGCAGAGTTTCGTAGAACACATGCAGACACTTGGAGTGTTCAGAAAGATTCATTCACTGAAGAACAGCTTGAG GTTTTGGCAGacacatcatcttcatcatcatattTTGCTTGA